A genomic segment from Oncorhynchus clarkii lewisi isolate Uvic-CL-2024 chromosome 14, UVic_Ocla_1.0, whole genome shotgun sequence encodes:
- the LOC139366057 gene encoding mediator of RNA polymerase II transcription subunit 7, with product MGEPQQVSALPPPPMQYIKEYTDENIRKGLAPKPPPPIRDTYMMFGNQFQCDDLIIRPLESQGIERLHPMQFHHKRELKKLNMSILVNFLDLLDILIKSPGSIKREEKLEDLKLLFVHMHHLINEYRPHQARETLRVMMEVQKRQRLETAERFQKHLERVMEMIQGCLASLPDDLLQTEASSGVGDGARGGGALGLAVRLKTEPMEVEEAGASCMAVGPQQDKSMGGAAKKDRVWDKDAAMCSIIDEIA from the coding sequence ATGGGTGAACCACAGCAGGTGAGtgccctacctccccctcccatGCAGTACATCAAGGAGTACACTGACGAGAACATCCGCAAGGGGCTCGCCCCcaaaccccctccccccatccgaGACACCTACATGATGTTCGGCAACCAGTTCCAGTGTGACGACCTGATCATCCGACCGCTGGAGAGCCAGGGCATCGAGCGGCTCCACCCCATGCAGTTTCACCACAAACGGGAGCTCAAGAAGCTCAACATGTCCATCCTGGTGAATTTCCTGGATCTCCTGGACATCCTGATCAAGAGCCCTGGcagtataaagagagaggagaagctgGAGGACCTGAAGCTATTGTTTGTCCACATGCACCATCTGATCAATGAGTACCGTCCGCACCAGGCCAGAGAGACCTTGAGGGTGATGATGGAAGTGCAGAAGAGACAGCGCCTGGAGACTGCAGAGAGGTTCCAGAAACATCTGGAGAGGGTCATGGAGATGATCCAGGGATGCCTGGCCTCCCTGCCCGATGACCTGCTGCAGACTGAGGCCTCGAGTGGGGTAGGGGATGGGGCGAGGGGTGGTGGAGCGTTGGGGTTGGCCGTCAGGCTAAAGACTGAGCCCATGGAAGTGGAGGAGGCTGGGGCTAGCTGTATGGCTGTTGGGCCACAACAGGACAAAAGCATGGGTGGTGCTGCTAAGAAGGATAGAGTATGGGACAAGGATGCAGCAATGTGTAGTATTATCGACGAGATTGCCTGA